A genome region from Streptomyces sp. S4.7 includes the following:
- a CDS encoding response regulator transcription factor, whose amino-acid sequence MPDDISRSSGQHWTQQSHVSQHSSSHATPLSSEHTAGVPTSAPPAASGGFPALPGRMPMTPPLRVVVADDNPVVRAGLTVLLSGRDDIEVAAEAVDGRQAYEQTVQHKPDVVLLDVRMPGVDGISALPHLVRLAPVLMMTYSRESEIVHEALRLGAGGYLVHGEFTADQLVAAVRDIKQGRAHFTHSASSALLASVRDGGGADPGAGALPEGLGTAFTGPGYQPAPPTHSSANAHAGHGHPPYVSPANRQVTPGDRELNRQQFAPGPSLSQANVAHSSQAQAMPGMPGTAGATGSPEGLYSELSQREVEIMDLIASGMTNQQIASACFISQKTVKNHINRIFAKLNAGSRGEAIAFWHGARGGSAGRG is encoded by the coding sequence ATGCCGGACGACATCTCCCGGAGTTCCGGGCAGCACTGGACACAGCAGTCGCACGTATCGCAGCACTCGTCCTCGCACGCCACACCGCTCAGCTCGGAGCACACCGCGGGAGTCCCCACGTCAGCACCGCCGGCGGCATCCGGAGGATTCCCCGCCCTGCCAGGGCGGATGCCCATGACGCCCCCGCTGCGCGTCGTGGTCGCCGACGACAACCCGGTCGTACGGGCGGGTCTGACCGTCCTGCTGTCGGGCCGCGACGACATCGAGGTCGCCGCGGAGGCGGTCGACGGCCGTCAGGCATACGAACAGACCGTCCAACACAAGCCGGACGTGGTCCTGTTGGACGTCCGTATGCCGGGTGTCGACGGAATCTCCGCCCTCCCGCACCTGGTGCGGCTCGCGCCGGTGCTGATGATGACGTACAGCCGCGAGAGCGAGATCGTCCACGAGGCGCTGCGGCTGGGCGCGGGCGGCTATCTCGTCCACGGCGAGTTCACGGCCGACCAACTGGTCGCCGCCGTCCGGGACATCAAGCAGGGCCGGGCCCACTTCACGCACTCGGCCTCCAGCGCGCTGCTGGCGAGCGTCCGGGACGGGGGCGGCGCGGACCCGGGCGCCGGCGCGCTTCCCGAGGGACTGGGGACGGCGTTCACCGGCCCCGGCTACCAGCCCGCACCGCCGACGCATTCGTCTGCAAACGCACACGCCGGTCATGGGCATCCGCCGTACGTTTCTCCTGCAAACCGGCAAGTAACACCCGGTGATCGGGAGTTGAACCGGCAACAATTTGCTCCGGGGCCTTCGCTTTCGCAAGCGAATGTGGCACATTCATCTCAAGCACAGGCGATGCCGGGGATGCCCGGCACGGCCGGGGCGACCGGATCTCCGGAGGGCCTCTACTCGGAGCTGAGCCAGCGGGAGGTGGAGATCATGGACCTGATCGCGTCAGGAATGACGAATCAGCAGATCGCCTCCGCCTGCTTCATCAGTCAGAAGACCGTCAAGAATCACATCAATCGCATCTTCGCCAAACTGAACGCCGGCAGCCGGGGCGAGGCAATCGCCTTCTGGCACGGGGCGCGAGGGGGGTCGGCCGGTCGTGGCTGA
- a CDS encoding pilus assembly protein TadG-related protein has product MRRSREAGQAAPIYITMVAGLLFLALAFFAVGQAGATRNGAQSAADAAALAAAQESRDQFRLDLLGNLLQPGYLDDIFNGNPLGTFNGCAEAARFADKNEADLDTSKPSSGCGWTGDGRWGFTVDVITQKPMGDSVLPGTEDEKAEAHATAVVEPRCSFKPAEDDEPPAEEEPEEPGEGEEEPVSPGELVCDGKGLSIDPVNPVLPEMSVLFSVRLAED; this is encoded by the coding sequence GTGCGCAGATCCCGCGAAGCAGGGCAGGCCGCTCCCATCTACATCACGATGGTGGCGGGCCTGCTCTTTCTCGCGCTCGCGTTCTTCGCGGTCGGTCAGGCCGGCGCCACACGTAACGGCGCCCAGTCCGCGGCCGACGCGGCAGCACTCGCAGCGGCCCAGGAATCTCGGGACCAGTTCCGACTCGACCTCCTGGGCAATCTGCTCCAGCCCGGCTACCTGGACGACATCTTCAACGGCAACCCACTCGGAACCTTCAACGGCTGCGCCGAGGCCGCCCGCTTCGCCGACAAGAACGAAGCGGACCTCGACACCTCCAAGCCCTCCAGCGGATGCGGCTGGACGGGTGACGGCCGGTGGGGTTTCACGGTCGACGTCATCACTCAGAAGCCGATGGGGGACAGTGTCCTCCCGGGCACCGAGGATGAGAAGGCCGAGGCCCACGCCACGGCCGTCGTCGAACCCCGGTGCAGCTTCAAGCCGGCGGAAGACGACGAGCCGCCGGCCGAAGAGGAGCCCGAGGAGCCCGGTGAGGGTGAAGAGGAGCCGGTATCTCCGGGTGAACTCGTCTGTGACGGCAAGGGTCTGAGTATCGACCCGGTTAATCCTGTGCTGCCTGAGATGTCTGTCCTGTTCTCCGTCCGACTGGCCGAGGACTGA